A window from Symbiopectobacterium purcellii encodes these proteins:
- the acs gene encoding acetate--CoA ligase, which produces MSQYNKHTIPASVAENALINAEQYREWYQASINDPQTFWREHGKIVDWIKPYTAVKSTSFDPGHIRIRWFEDGTLNVAANCLDRHLTTLGDQTAIVWEGDDATQSKAVTYRELHQSVCRFANVLKSLGIKKGDVVAIYMPMVPEAAVATLACTRIGAIHSVIFGGFSPESIAGRIIDSSAKLVITSDEGIRAGRTIPLKKNIDDALRNPGVKTVAHTIVYQRTGAAIDWHEGRDRWWHDLIAGADDHCPPEAMNAEDPLFILYTSGSTGKPKGVLHTTGGYLVYAAMTFKYVFDYHPGDIYWCTADVGWITGHSYLLYGPLACGATTLMFEGVPNWPDARRMGQVVDKHHVNILYTAPTAIRALMADGDKAVEGSNRRSLKVMGSVGEPINPEAWEWYFNKIGNGQCPIVDTWWQTETGGLMITPLPGAIETKPGSATLPFFGVQPALVDNLGVPQNGATEGNLVITDSWPGQARTLFGDHERFEQTYFSTFKGMYFSGDGARRDEDGYYWITGRVDDVLNVAGHRLGTAEIESALVAHPKIAEAAVVGIPHSLKGQAIYAYITLNHGEEPSSALYTEVRNWVRKEIGPIATPDILHWTDSLPKTRSGKIMRRILRKIAAGDTSNLGDISTLADPGVVEKLLEEKQTMDTPQS; this is translated from the coding sequence ATGAGCCAATATAATAAACACACCATACCCGCCTCGGTGGCGGAGAACGCCCTGATTAACGCAGAGCAGTATCGCGAGTGGTATCAGGCATCGATCAATGACCCCCAAACCTTTTGGCGGGAGCATGGCAAGATCGTCGATTGGATCAAACCGTACACTGCGGTTAAAAGCACCTCTTTCGATCCAGGTCATATCCGCATTCGCTGGTTCGAAGATGGTACGTTAAATGTTGCAGCCAACTGCCTTGATCGACACTTAACCACCCTTGGCGATCAAACCGCCATTGTGTGGGAAGGGGATGACGCGACCCAAAGCAAAGCGGTGACGTACCGCGAGCTGCACCAAAGCGTCTGTCGTTTTGCTAATGTATTGAAATCACTAGGCATTAAAAAAGGCGATGTGGTTGCTATCTATATGCCCATGGTGCCGGAAGCGGCGGTTGCTACGCTGGCATGCACACGCATAGGTGCCATCCATTCCGTTATTTTCGGCGGTTTTTCTCCCGAATCCATTGCCGGGCGCATTATCGATTCCAGTGCCAAGCTGGTAATTACCTCTGATGAGGGTATCCGCGCGGGGCGCACTATCCCGCTGAAAAAGAATATTGATGACGCGTTGCGCAACCCTGGTGTTAAAACGGTGGCACATACCATTGTTTATCAACGCACGGGAGCCGCTATCGATTGGCATGAAGGACGCGATCGCTGGTGGCACGATCTGATCGCCGGTGCAGACGATCACTGCCCGCCAGAAGCGATGAATGCCGAGGATCCGTTATTTATTCTCTATACGTCCGGATCGACCGGTAAGCCCAAAGGTGTGTTGCATACCACCGGCGGATACCTCGTCTATGCGGCCATGACCTTCAAATATGTGTTTGACTACCATCCCGGCGATATCTATTGGTGTACTGCCGATGTCGGCTGGATCACCGGACACAGCTATCTGCTCTACGGCCCACTGGCCTGCGGTGCCACCACGCTGATGTTTGAAGGCGTACCCAATTGGCCGGATGCGCGCCGTATGGGACAAGTGGTCGATAAGCACCACGTCAATATCCTGTATACCGCCCCCACCGCTATCCGTGCGCTGATGGCTGACGGCGATAAGGCCGTCGAAGGCAGCAATCGGCGTTCTCTAAAGGTAATGGGGTCGGTGGGCGAACCCATCAACCCGGAAGCCTGGGAATGGTATTTCAACAAGATCGGTAACGGCCAATGTCCGATCGTCGATACCTGGTGGCAAACGGAAACGGGCGGGTTAATGATCACTCCGCTGCCGGGGGCTATCGAAACCAAGCCGGGCTCGGCAACGCTTCCCTTCTTTGGTGTGCAGCCTGCATTAGTCGATAATCTGGGCGTGCCGCAAAACGGCGCCACAGAAGGCAATCTGGTGATCACCGATTCCTGGCCTGGTCAGGCGCGTACGCTGTTTGGCGATCACGAACGTTTCGAACAAACCTATTTTTCGACCTTTAAAGGCATGTATTTCAGCGGTGACGGTGCCCGTCGCGATGAAGATGGCTACTACTGGATAACTGGCCGCGTCGATGACGTGTTGAACGTGGCGGGTCATCGTCTGGGCACGGCGGAAATAGAGTCTGCTTTGGTGGCCCATCCAAAGATTGCCGAGGCCGCTGTGGTGGGCATTCCGCACAGTCTGAAGGGTCAGGCGATCTACGCCTACATTACGCTTAACCACGGTGAAGAGCCTTCCAGTGCACTTTACACAGAAGTGCGTAATTGGGTGCGCAAAGAGATTGGCCCGATTGCTACGCCCGATATCTTGCACTGGACAGATTCGCTGCCGAAAACCCGCTCAGGCAAGATTATGCGGCGCATTCTGCGCAAAATCGCGGCGGGAGACACCAGTAATCTGGGTGATATCTCTACGCTTGCCGATCCTGGCGTCGTTGAAAAACTGCTGGAAGAGAAACAAACCATGGACACGCCACAGTCTTAA
- a CDS encoding transcriptional regulator — protein MSLIFGQNEIIGMLSKPVQNDRRAVAVIDDKCKVLCANSAFNAHFGLHSETNNPVSIDDVLPINVKFAYQDFLTNNDVMSTRVVSDLLSDGFTKKQLSTLSFSKLNVENRVFSLMILNQEINEPAPAINLVS, from the coding sequence ATGAGTCTGATATTTGGACAAAATGAAATCATAGGCATGCTGAGCAAACCTGTACAAAATGACAGGCGTGCCGTCGCCGTTATTGATGATAAATGCAAGGTTCTCTGTGCTAACTCTGCATTTAATGCCCACTTCGGGCTGCATTCTGAAACGAATAACCCGGTCTCTATTGATGACGTATTGCCGATAAACGTGAAGTTTGCCTATCAGGACTTTCTGACCAACAACGACGTGATGAGTACGCGCGTGGTGTCGGATCTTCTGTCGGATGGCTTCACGAAAAAGCAGCTAAGCACGCTCTCTTTTTCTAAGCTGAATGTTGAGAACCGTGTGTTTTCTCTGATGATTTTGAATCAAGAGATCAACGAACCTGCTCCTGCCATTAACCTCGTCTCTTAG
- a CDS encoding DUF485 domain-containing protein: MNDVLYQRIGNHSVFKELVRKRQLFAVSLSLIVLVLYVSFILLIAFAPAWLGTPISPGATITRGIPIGIGLIVISFVLTGVYVYRANGEFDRMTKKLLSEVK, translated from the coding sequence ATGAATGACGTCCTCTACCAACGCATTGGCAACCACTCGGTGTTTAAGGAACTGGTGCGCAAACGTCAGCTTTTTGCCGTCTCGCTTTCTCTGATTGTTCTGGTGTTATACGTCAGCTTCATTTTGCTGATTGCTTTCGCCCCCGCCTGGCTGGGTACCCCCATTTCTCCCGGCGCAACCATCACGCGCGGCATTCCCATCGGGATTGGGCTAATCGTTATCTCGTTTGTCTTGACCGGAGTGTATGTCTATCGCGCCAACGGCGAATTTGACCGTATGACCAAAAAGCTGCTGAGTGAGGTTAAGTAA